The Streptomyces durmitorensis genome contains the following window.
GCTGGCGCAGGTCGGTCGGCCTCGAGGGGTGGGGGGTCCGGCACCTAATTCCGAGAAGGCGCGTTGCGCAACACGCGCGCCCCCCTTCTGCCAGAACGCAACTTTGCGAAAGTAGGTGCGCCACACCATCCGCTTCGCCTTGAAGACCCCATGCACCGAGGTATCGGTGGCGAGTGGCGAGGGCGTCACGCACGGTTTCGCGGGGAGCCGACCCCGAAGGCGGCCAGAGCACGCCCCGCGCGAGCGGATTGCAGAACATTCCCACCCAACGTGCCTCCAACACACGTGCTGGCGTGGCACTTTCCTGCAATCCGTTCCCCGCCCCACCTACGGAACCCCCATCGCGGCGCCCGCCAGCCGCCTGCCCCGCCCGCCCTTGCCACCCCGTGACGGCCACGCCAGAAGAACCAGCCGACGGCCGCTTGATGAGACCGGTACCCACCCCCGGAGCGATCGCGGACCGGGTACCCGCCCGTCCCCCTGACGGCCACGCCGGAAGATCCGGCCGACGGCCGCTTGGCGAGACCGGCACCCATTCCCGAAGTGGTCGCGGACCGGGCGCCAGCCCTTCTCGGCGTGGCGGCCACGTCGGAAGATCCGGCCGATAGCCGCTTGACGAGACCGGCCCCCTCCACCGGAGCGATCGCGGACCGGGCGCCCGCCCGTCCCTCGTGGGGGTCACCCGCAATGGGCCGGGCCGCACCCGGCAGTGAAAGGGTGATGGCCTGACGGGAGTGGTCGAGAGTCCCACCCCGTGGCCGCCCGGTCATATCGCTTCGCGCGGTGGAGGGACGGGTGTCAAGGGTGGAGCGAAGCGGAATCGGCGCAGCCGACGCGCAGCGCAGCGGAGCGCCCTTTACACCCGGCCCGGAACCGCCAACCTCAGGACAACCGGGCGGCCCCGGCGCCATTTCCAGCACCGGCCCAGCGAAGCCCAGCGTCTCAGCCGGAGTACCGCGCGCGGGGCGCCGGACTGGAGCGCCGCTGGGCCGCCGGGGCGAAGCCCCGCACCGGGTGCCTTGCTGGCCCCTGGGTAACCCAAGTGCCCTGCCGGGTACGTCAAGCCGCCCCCGCCCCAGGGCAGGGGGCGAGGGCGGCGACGTACCGGTGAGAGCGCAGGCGCTAGGGAAGGTTCCTTGCCATCACGATCCGCTGGACCTGGTTCGTGCCTTCGTAAATCTGCGTGCTTTACAGGTCGTACGGCGCTGACCTGCACGGACACTACTTCTGGAGGGGACCTCCCCAGCATTTCCCCATGATCGTCAACGATCGCCCGAGGCAGGGGTCGCGCTGGTGGCACCCCCACCGGCAGCACCTCAGACGAGCACGTTCCGGGGCAGGTTACGCAGTTTCCTGTTCCGGCAACCGTGATCGCTTGACCCGCGCACCTCACCCTCGGGAGCATCGAGCCGCACGGGGGTAATGGCAGCACGCGAGAGGGGAACCAGGACCATGAAGGTCACCAAGCTGGTCAGCACGTGCGACATCAAGGACTGCCCGACGATCTACGCGACGGATCGCGGCACCTTCCTGGTGCAGGGTGAGACTCCGGCCGATCACGGGCTACAGATTCCCGCTCACGAAACCCTCGTCGAGATCCCGAAGGAACTGATCCAGAAGGCCATCCGTGACAACCTCATCTAGGACCCTTGGCGACCTCTTCGACGCATTCGAGCATGAGGCGTTCCGACTGGAAACTCTGGACGACTACAGCAAGTCCGGGAACGTCGACGCCTATCACGCCTTTCTGGGCAGAGAGCCGCAACCGGGCGACTATAACGCGGGCTGGGTAAAGGAACTCCGCTCCCACACCCAGAAGGGAAAGAGGGTTTACCGGGTGCACGTTCTGTCCCGCCCGCTCACGGACTATCTTAGGTTTGAACTCGGGTGGGGCTACCAGAAGAACATGACCGGGGGAGAGGAGTTCTTCATTCTTGACGTCACCGACAAGCCCAACCCCCTGGAGAATGCTCCTGACTTCTGGTTCTTCGATTCCGATTCCGTAGCTGTGATGAACTACGACGGAGACGGGCAGTACTTGGGTTCTGAAGTGCTGCCACCGGAGCGAACGGCGGAATTCACGCGGTATCGTGATGCGGCACTCGCGCACGCGGAGCCGTTCACCGAATGGTGGGCCAAGTACGGGGTGTGAACAGAGCGCAGCTTGGAGCCGCGCTGCGGGCTCTGCGAGTGGCATCCGGCAAGGAAGCCAAAGCGGTTGCCCGTAGCGCCCTCATGTCGCCATCCAAGCTGTCCAAGATCGAAAATGCGAAGCTCTCAGCCAACGCAACGGACGTAGAGCGTATTCTGTCCGCCATCGGTGTCTCGGATGAGGTCAAGGCGGAGTACGCCGAGGCTGCCCGAGCGTCGGCGACGGAGGCGACGGCGTGGCGCCTCCTCAAGTGAATCGGAGTCCATAAAGGCCAACAGGCCGCCAAGGCTCTGGAAGCCCAGATGTCGATGCTGCGGCTGTTCCAACCGGCTCTGGTCCCCGGGCTGCTCCAGACGCCGGAGTACATCCGGGCCGTTCTGCAACGTCACAATCTGAGTGAGGACGTCCTCACGCGGACGATCAGTGGACGACTCGAACGCCAAGCGGTCCTCTACGACAACACGAAGGTACTGCGATTCGTCATCACGGAATCTATCCTCCGGTGGCGGATCGTCCCGCCACAGATGATGGCCGCACAACTCGACCGCATCGTTTCCATTTCACGCCTCTCCCATGTAGATGTCCGAGTGGTTCCCCTACGTATTCAGCAGCACGACATCGCGAATCACGCTTTCGTCATCCGAGATGACCGGATGGTCACGATAGAAACGGTTCATGCAGAGATCGTCGTCACGGACCCCAAGGATGTCGAACTCTACGTTGATAAGTTTGCTGGGTTTGAGCGAGTGGCGCTGTCTGGAAGTGAAATGCGGCAGCTAGTCGAGGGCATCCGCGACGACTTTTTGCGGGAACAGGAAACGGGCTAGAGACTCCTCGTCGGGAGGGCGAGTATGTACTCATGCCGACCGAACCGAGGAACCCAGAAGAGAAGGCCCCGCAGGGTTGGCGGATGGACCCAATTCCAAGCCATCATGCCTACCGGGATGATGATGGGAACATTCGCGTCCCTATGTGGCTGGCGAAGAACGGTCGGCATATGGCAGACACGGAAATGATTCTGCTCCCGTCTGAGGCCGCCTTACTGGCCGACAACCTGGCCAACGCGATGCGCGACAACGCCCGGTCGATGCTGCACGAGCTCTTTCGGGAGAGCGCGACGGCTCTCGGCCCCGGCGTCGTGTACGTGTCGAAGCCGGATCAGTACCGGCTCTGAGTCTGCCCCCCCCAGCACTGATCTCACAGGAAGGCACACCCATGCCCGGAACCGACCTGTACAGCCTGCCCATCGACGGCGCCACGTTCCTCAAGGCGTGCGGGGGCAACACACACCCCGACGGCGAGTCCTGCGCCACGCTGGCGAAGATCGGCCCCAACGCGTGGGCGTTGGGCGACAGCAAGCGGCCCGGTGCGGAGCCGTTGCGCTTCACCACCGAGGAACTGAACGCGGCCGGTATCGACCCGGCCCGCTTCGGCCTGTCTGCCTGACGGCCATTCCTGGCGCCCCCGGCCCTGGCTCACCCCCGAGAGACAGGGCCGGTCGGGCGCTCCTCTTCTTCCTGCACTGAACGGGACGACAGTTGCACCACCACGGCTACCTGTGGACCGGCTCCAAGCAACAGTTCGATGATGAGGCGCTGCGACGGCCCCCGCACCCTGATCCTCCTCCGGCCGATAAGCCGGAGCTGATCCAGCGGTACAGGGAAGTGAAGGCGGAGTTCCCGACCGTGGACCTGCCACCGCTGGAAACGGCCCGCTGGCTGATCAAGCCCAGGAAGTTGATACGCGGCACCTGGGAGGAGCCGAAGGAAGCGGCGGAATGGCTCGGGCAACAACTGACGGAGTACGCCCCCCGATTTGCCTCCGAGTCCGACCGCGACAGCACACGGCTGGCACTACTGGTCTACTCCGCTGCTGATCGGCTGAGCTGGGGTGGAGACGTGTCCCACGGCTTCTACCTGGAGAGGCCCGCATTTCTGTCCGTAGCTCTGGTGACGTGCTCCCCGAACCGTGCCGCACCGGACCTTGCCTGCCCGACTGCTGTCCACACCTGATGAGGGGAGCACACCACGATGCCCCGTTCGATCCTGCGGTATACGAAGCACCGGATCACTCAGCAATCGGACACAGAGGTGACGTTCGAGGCGAAATGCCTGACGTGCGGCTGGGAGGTTAAGCCTGCTTCGGACGGCGAGACCGTCGATGTGGAGTGCATGAGCCACACCGGCCGGACCCAGCACAACCGGTTCCGACGCCTGTGCACATCGGTCGCCTTGGTCGAACGCGCCGAATAGGACCGAAGCAACGAAAGAGCCCCGGCCCATTTCTGGCCGGGGCTCTTTCGTTGGTTAGAGGAGTGCTCGGAAGGGGTTGGAGTCGGCGAGCGGTTCCGGGCGCTTCGGTTCGGGCGCGGGCTCCGGGTCCGAGGTCCGAGGTCCGAGGGAAGAATGGTGGTTGTCACGTTTCCCTCTCAGCAAACAAAAAAAGCCCCCGTTTGCCTCGGGGGCGTCGCTTCTTGCCGTCCATCGTTCTGGTCGTCGAGCCATTTTTCCAAGTCAATCGGTCGGCAGTGGAGGGACTGCCCCACCTTCCTAAACGGGATCTGCTCACCCTTCCAATTGCCGTACACCCATGACCGGGGCTTGTTCAGGTAGTCGGCTACATCTTCAACCACTACATCTTCGAAGGGGCCGAGCAGCGCGGCCGGGCCGCCATCGCAACGATGTTGACGCCCGGCGCTGACGACCCCACAGAAGCGTCAGAGGTCGCCTGATCCGTGCACGACAGCAGCCCCCGGCATCATGCCGGGGGCTGCGGTGTTTGTGCAGGTCAGTGGCCGTTCTCAACCCGGCATCCACCCAGGATTCCCCCAGTATGACGCCCAAGAACGGTCCTGATCGGGCCGCAACGGTCAGAAGGTCAAAGATGCCAGATGCCCCATCAAGCCTTCGGAACACCCTCTGACCTGCAAAAACCCTGCTAAGGCAGGTTCCTCGCCATGACGATGCGCTGCACTTGATTCGTGCCTTCATAAATCTGCGTGATCTTCGCGTCGCGCATCATCCGCTCGACGGGGTAGTCACGCGTGTAGCCGTAGCCGCCGAGCAGCTGGACGGCGTCCGTGGTGACCTCCATCGCGACGTCCGATGCGAAGCACTTGGCGGCGGCGCCCTGGAAGGTGAGGTCCGCGTCGCCGCGCTCCGACTTGGCCGCGGCGGCGTACGTCAGTTGACGCGCGGCCTCGATCTTCATCGCCATGTCCGCGAGCATGAACTGCACGCCCTGGAAGTCGCCGATCGGCTTCCCGAACTGCTTGCGCTCCTGGACGTACCCCTTGGCGTAGTCGAGCGCGCCCTGTGCGATGCCGAGCGCCTGGGCCGCGATCGTGATGCGGGTGTGGTCCAGGGTCTTCATCGCCGTGGCGAAGCCCGTGCCCTCCTCGCCGATCATGCGGTCGGCGGGGATGCGGACGTTGTCGAAGTAGACCTCGCGGGTCGGCGAGCCCTTGATGCCGAGCTTGCGCTCGGGGGCGCCGAAGGAGACGCCCTCGTCCGACTTCTCGACGACGA
Protein-coding sequences here:
- a CDS encoding DUF6879 family protein, which gives rise to MTTSSRTLGDLFDAFEHEAFRLETLDDYSKSGNVDAYHAFLGREPQPGDYNAGWVKELRSHTQKGKRVYRVHVLSRPLTDYLRFELGWGYQKNMTGGEEFFILDVTDKPNPLENAPDFWFFDSDSVAVMNYDGDGQYLGSEVLPPERTAEFTRYRDAALAHAEPFTEWWAKYGV
- a CDS encoding DUF397 domain-containing protein — translated: MPGTDLYSLPIDGATFLKACGGNTHPDGESCATLAKIGPNAWALGDSKRPGAEPLRFTTEELNAAGIDPARFGLSA
- a CDS encoding acyl-CoA dehydrogenase; this translates as MAGSADFDLYRPSEEHDMLRDAIRSLSEAKIAPFAAAVDEEARFPQEALDALVASDLHAVHVPESFGGTGADALATVIVIEEVARVCASSSLIPAVNKLGSLPVILSGSEELKKKYMTPLAKGEGMFSYCLSEPDAGSDAAGMKTKAVRDGDSWVLNGVKRWITNAGVSEYYTVMAVTDPTKRSKGISAFVVEKSDEGVSFGAPERKLGIKGSPTREVYFDNVRIPADRMIGEEGTGFATAMKTLDHTRITIAAQALGIAQGALDYAKGYVQERKQFGKPIGDFQGVQFMLADMAMKIEAARQLTYAAAAKSERGDADLTFQGAAAKCFASDVAMEVTTDAVQLLGGYGYTRDYPVERMMRDAKITQIYEGTNQVQRIVMARNLP